The following are encoded in a window of Primulina eburnea isolate SZY01 chromosome 4, ASM2296580v1, whole genome shotgun sequence genomic DNA:
- the LOC140830252 gene encoding uncharacterized protein — MTREELKKMMADAMVHAMARKEVSRRNTPPEQEQEQEQEQGRKEEEEEGSEENEDYSAGSKAPTTAEELKDLKQQMKVLEGQLESRSSARAAAKGCPFADIIVREPLPGNFKSAKIKDYDGNADPEEHLARFENMAMLHCYTDRIKCKVFLTTLVDSAQRWFEGLSPQSLHSFRDFQKVFLHHFSSSKKYKKTAFSLFEVKQSPEESLRAYIRRFNRVALDVPSCATETKTTAFTQGLREGEFFKSLTKKVPGDFEDLLSRAEKYINMEEAQKQKREAVRKERGDRVSKPEERGQKRGNSGHFSHNVPLKIAREREVQECSRDLAPDHQLARPEKKGFCALHKLGYHNTEDCKVLKGNYVVPSLPRPIINTQMSRVPPWTSRQPGSSSRGGGVRNNPRIEPGRRRGPEPEQRKKSPPVVGTIKMISGGSTDGDSNRARKSRSRRECLEVEGSRKSEEIISFGPEDLRGVNLPHNDALVIQARVANYDILRVFVDSGSSVNVIFKDAFKQMDLQG, encoded by the coding sequence ATGACCCGAGAGGAATTGAAAAAAATGATGGCTGACGCAATGGTTCATGCTATGGCCCGGAAAGAAGTTTCTCGACGTAACACACCACCAGAGCAGGAGCAGGAGCAAGAGCAGGAGCAGGGGCgaaaggaggaggaggaggaaggGAGCGAAGAGAATGAAGATTATAGTGCCGGGTCGAAGGCTCCGACTACAGCAGAGGAGTTGAAAGATTTAAAGCAGCAAATGAAGGTCCTAGAAGGACAGCTGGAAAGTCGCAGCTCTGCCCGGGCCGCGGCAAAGGGATGTCCATTTGCCGATATCATTGTTCGGGAACCTCTTCCTGGAAACTTCAAGTCTGCCAAAATAAAAGATTATGATGGCAATGCGGACCCGGAGGAGCACTTAGCCAGATTCGAGAACATGGCCATGTTACACTGCTATACTGATAGAATCAAGTGCAAAGTGTTCTTGACCACTCTGGTGGATTCCGCTCAGAGGTGGTTTGAGGGTTTGTCCCCCCAAAGCTTGCATTCGTTCCGAGATTTCCAAAAGGTATTCCTACACCACTTTAGTAGTAGTAAGAAATACAAAAAGACCGCCTTCAGTCTTTTTGAGGTAAAGCAGAGCCCTGAGGAGAGTTTGCGGGCTTACATCAGAAGATTCAACAGAGTGGCTCTAGACGTCCCGTCTTGTGCCACCGAGACCAAGACTACTGCCTTCACCCAGGGTTTGAGAGAGGGTGAATTCTTCAAATCACTCACCAAAAAAGTGCCCGGGGATTTTGAGGATCTGTTATCCCGGGCAGAAAAGTACATAAATATGGAGGAAGCCCAGAAACAAAAGAGGGAAGCGGTGAGGAAAGAAAGAGGAGACCGGGTATCTAAGCCCGAGGAGAGGGGACAAAAGAGGGGCAATTCAGGGCATTTCTCTCATAATGTGCCTCTGAAGATTGCCCGAGAGAGGGAGGTGCAGGAATGCAGTAGGGATTTAGCCCCGGATCATCAACTGGCTCGGCCGGAGAAAAAGGGATTTTGTGCGCTTCACAAGCTAGGCTACCATAACACTGAGGATTGCAAAGTCCTGAAGGGAAATTATGTTGTGCCTTCCCTCCCAAGGCCCATTATCAATACCCAGATGTCTAGGGTGCCGCCATGGACGTCCCGGCAGCCCGGATCTAGTTCCCGGGGAGGGGGTGTGAGAAACAATCCTAGAATCGAACCCGGAAGGAGGAGGGGGCCTGAACCCGAGCAAAGAAAGAAGTCACCCCCGGTTGTAGGGACGATTAAAATGATATCCGGAGGCTCTACTGATGGAGACTCCAATCGAGCGAGGAAGTCAAGGAGTAGGAGAGAGTGTTTGGAGGTGGAAGGATCGAGGAAGAGTGAGGAAATCATCAGTTTCGGCCCGGAGGACCTAAGAGGGGTGAATCTACCCCACAACGATGCCTTGGTGATCCAAGCCCGAGTGGCGAACTATGACATTCTGCGGGTCTTCGTGGACTCAGGCAGTTCTGTGAATGTAATTTTCAAAGATGCTTTTAAGCAGATGGATTTACAGGGCTAA